In Paenibacillus sp. BIC5C1, a genomic segment contains:
- a CDS encoding ABC transporter ATP-binding protein, with protein sequence MELSLQVQNVTVQYGDFTALDNITLNLQKHTTLGLVGESGSGKSTLARVIAGLITPDEGQISLGDQQLKKKRSREQYKSIQMIFQNPDASLNPKHSIRQILAEALLFHRIVDRAQVEKRSREILARVQLESRALDKYPHEFSGGQRQRIAIARALSVEPSLLIADEPTSALDVSVQRSVLDLFNSLKRELNLTLLFISHDLGVIHAISDTVAVMRQGQLVEISPKDQFFTRPETAYSRELLSAVPKMPKSSSLGG encoded by the coding sequence ATGGAACTTTCTCTGCAAGTCCAGAATGTAACGGTTCAATATGGTGATTTTACTGCGCTGGACAACATCACACTGAATCTTCAGAAACATACCACGCTTGGTCTTGTCGGTGAGTCCGGTTCGGGCAAATCTACCCTTGCAAGAGTCATTGCCGGGTTAATTACGCCGGATGAAGGGCAGATTTCGCTGGGGGATCAGCAATTAAAGAAGAAGAGAAGTCGTGAGCAGTATAAAAGCATACAGATGATCTTCCAAAATCCGGATGCTTCACTGAATCCCAAACATTCCATTCGGCAGATTCTTGCTGAAGCGCTGTTGTTTCATCGCATTGTAGACCGTGCACAGGTGGAGAAAAGATCGAGAGAGATCCTGGCCCGTGTTCAGTTGGAAAGCAGGGCACTGGACAAGTATCCCCATGAATTCTCCGGCGGTCAGCGCCAACGGATCGCCATTGCACGTGCATTAAGCGTAGAGCCGAGTCTGCTAATTGCGGATGAGCCGACAAGTGCACTGGATGTTTCCGTGCAGCGGAGTGTGCTCGATCTGTTCAATTCACTTAAGAGGGAACTTAATCTTACGCTACTGTTCATTTCTCATGATCTTGGAGTTATCCATGCGATTAGTGATACGGTAGCAGTCATGCGGCAGGGTCAGCTTGTGGAGATTAGCCCCAAAGATCAATTCTTCACTCGACCTGAAACGGCATATAGCCGAGAGCTATTATCCGCAGTTCCAAAGATGCCGAAATCAAGTTCTTTAGGAGGTTAA
- a CDS encoding ABC transporter permease, producing MKTIRIEPLLYEDSQNTSLLNRILKTPTLLVGSVMFAVLILLAVIIPWVSPYDPSEQNLSAFLQPPSAEHWLGTDQLGRDLFTRLIYAARTDLSIMVLAEIVPFCMGVFLGMLAGYHGKWIDKVISLVTDTLIAFPFYLIVIIVAFASGAGERGIYITFMLVGWIVFARVVRGLSASYRKQEWIASAQTLGLPGIRIILRHLLPNVLPQAIVVLMTDMVGLLVAIVTLGYLGIGIAPPTPDWGTMISDGQSFITTAWWLSAVPGFAVVYTGIALSLVGDGLADVWRKK from the coding sequence ATGAAAACGATACGAATTGAACCTCTGTTATATGAAGACAGCCAAAACACCAGTCTCTTGAATCGCATATTGAAAACTCCTACCCTGCTTGTGGGAAGTGTGATGTTTGCTGTGCTGATCCTCTTGGCTGTAATCATACCGTGGGTTAGTCCTTATGACCCTTCGGAGCAAAATTTGAGTGCCTTTTTGCAGCCTCCGTCTGCGGAACATTGGTTGGGCACAGACCAACTGGGACGTGATTTGTTTACTAGACTGATTTATGCCGCGCGAACCGATTTGAGCATTATGGTGCTGGCGGAAATTGTACCCTTTTGCATGGGCGTATTTCTGGGGATGCTCGCAGGGTATCACGGAAAATGGATTGATAAGGTCATATCGTTAGTTACCGATACACTTATCGCTTTCCCTTTTTATCTCATTGTCATTATCGTGGCTTTTGCCAGCGGAGCGGGTGAGCGGGGGATTTATATTACGTTTATGCTCGTTGGCTGGATTGTCTTTGCCCGTGTGGTCAGGGGGCTGAGTGCATCGTACCGCAAGCAGGAATGGATCGCATCCGCACAGACGTTAGGTTTGCCGGGAATACGGATCATCCTTCGTCATCTCCTGCCCAATGTATTGCCTCAGGCGATCGTTGTCCTCATGACGGATATGGTGGGGCTGCTGGTGGCGATTGTTACGCTTGGATACCTGGGCATTGGCATCGCACCACCGACCCCGGATTGGGGCACGATGATCTCGGATGGACAATCCTTTATCACGACAGCCTGGTGGCTCTCGGCAGTTCCGGGATTTGCAGTCGTTTACACGGGAATTGCTTTGTCGCTTGTCGGTGATGGATTGGCTGATGTATGGAGGAAAAAATAA
- a CDS encoding ABC transporter ATP-binding protein encodes MSTEPILEVKALSLSTKSNQKLVQDVHFSLGRGESLGLVGESGSGKSLTLRSILGLLPSGVEQTGGTIRSDVNSAMVFQDPRGALDPLCPVVKQLTEVVYYRQKLSRKASRVAALELLELLGLPDSLKRVDRYPSQLSGGQCQRVVIALALACKPGILLCDEPTTALDVTVQRQIMETIQRLQGELGFAMIFVTHNLAIAAALCSKLCVMKQGRIVEHGDSLDLLQNPQDPYTQMLINSVLPLPKLEGSE; translated from the coding sequence ATGTCCACTGAACCGATTCTTGAAGTCAAGGCACTGTCTCTGTCAACCAAGTCAAATCAAAAATTAGTTCAAGATGTACATTTCTCGCTCGGCAGAGGGGAGAGCCTGGGATTAGTAGGTGAATCCGGCTCTGGTAAATCACTAACTCTTCGTTCGATTCTGGGACTGTTGCCAAGCGGTGTAGAGCAGACGGGCGGAACCATTCGGAGTGACGTGAACAGCGCAATGGTATTTCAAGACCCGAGAGGTGCGCTCGATCCGCTCTGTCCCGTTGTCAAACAGCTGACGGAAGTTGTCTATTACAGGCAAAAGTTAAGCAGGAAGGCCTCCAGGGTAGCAGCGCTGGAATTGCTTGAACTGTTGGGTCTTCCCGACTCGTTGAAGCGTGTGGATCGATACCCTAGCCAGCTGTCAGGTGGGCAGTGTCAGCGGGTAGTCATAGCACTGGCCCTGGCGTGCAAGCCGGGCATTCTGCTCTGTGATGAGCCAACAACGGCGCTGGACGTTACTGTGCAGCGTCAAATTATGGAGACGATCCAACGTTTGCAGGGTGAACTGGGATTCGCCATGATCTTTGTAACACATAATCTGGCGATTGCAGCGGCGCTGTGCTCGAAGCTGTGCGTGATGAAGCAGGGGCGGATTGTGGAGCACGGGGATTCGCTTGACCTTTTGCAAAACCCGCAAGATCCTTACACCCAAATGCTTATTAACTCGGTACTTCCTTTACCGAAGCTTGAAGGGAGCGAATAA
- a CDS encoding pyridoxal-phosphate-dependent aminotransferase family protein, giving the protein MSQQYKGNIPLALSEYDTLTQLLSNLLNTKYPPVIIPGEAILGIEAVAAGISAPGRTIVNVVTGPYGSLFGQWLERGGATVIEVKVPFDEVVPVEKVAAAIEKYQPSALSFVQAEVVTGGSNPAKEIIKIARAHNLITVSDSVSAIGGEPLLVDEWGVDFVAVGAQKALAGPNGISAVSISPRGWEFLESNAHAPRNSILSLLDLKPSEEGAVPVRVPPNIPTLEARALILALTAIESEGLEQVIKRHEQAALSAIAGIQALGLEPWQKDNRTFSTLTTTVRIAGEEKLYIDQPIGIVAPGDGELFGQLLRINHFGVNASLAGVEEAVATIAALLNEEHEQAVQAVRLVWGK; this is encoded by the coding sequence ATGAGCCAACAATATAAAGGAAACATTCCCCTCGCCCTGTCGGAATACGATACACTTACACAATTGCTCTCCAACCTTTTGAATACAAAGTATCCTCCGGTGATCATCCCGGGTGAGGCTATCTTGGGCATAGAGGCCGTGGCAGCTGGAATATCTGCACCGGGTCGTACGATTGTCAATGTCGTAACAGGGCCTTATGGCAGTTTGTTTGGTCAGTGGCTTGAACGTGGAGGGGCAACGGTTATTGAAGTCAAAGTTCCTTTTGATGAAGTTGTACCTGTGGAGAAGGTAGCTGCCGCAATTGAAAAGTATCAACCATCCGCACTATCCTTTGTTCAAGCAGAGGTGGTAACAGGTGGGTCGAATCCCGCAAAAGAAATTATAAAGATTGCGCGTGCCCATAACCTGATTACGGTGAGCGACTCTGTCTCAGCAATTGGGGGAGAGCCTCTGCTGGTCGATGAATGGGGTGTTGATTTTGTAGCTGTGGGTGCACAAAAAGCCTTGGCCGGCCCTAACGGCATCAGCGCGGTAAGCATTTCACCACGTGGATGGGAATTTCTCGAATCCAATGCGCATGCACCGCGCAACTCCATCCTGTCTTTGCTTGATTTGAAGCCATCCGAGGAAGGAGCTGTACCTGTAAGGGTTCCCCCCAACATTCCAACGCTGGAAGCCAGAGCACTGATTTTGGCTTTGACAGCCATTGAGTCTGAAGGATTGGAGCAGGTGATCAAGCGTCATGAACAGGCGGCGTTATCTGCTATAGCAGGAATTCAGGCCTTGGGTCTGGAGCCTTGGCAAAAAGATAACAGAACATTTTCGACACTCACGACGACGGTCCGAATTGCAGGTGAGGAGAAGTTGTATATTGATCAGCCGATCGGCATCGTTGCTCCTGGGGATGGAGAACTTTTTGGTCAACTCTTGCGAATTAATCATTTTGGAGTTAATGCGTCCCTGGCAGGTGTGGAGGAAGCTGTTGCGACCATTGCGGCATTATTGAATGAGGAGCATGAGCAAGCAGTCCAGGCTGTTCGCCTCGTTTGGGGGAAATGA
- a CDS encoding ABC transporter permease: MISTVGRALAVILCVMTAVFFLIRMVPGDPAKMILGEYSTPEAVESMHHALGLDLPLGEQFIRFVKTLFTQGDTGNSIINGTSTRELIADRAPVTLLLIGMACALAIVIALVLATLAATHKDKLLDHLIRIFPTVTLGMPIFWVGILLILLLSVHLHWFPVGGVGEGWWGTLYSLTLPAITVAFSQIPTLVRSLRAQMLEVLESDFVVTLKAARLPSRVILFKHVLRNAALPTLILLGVNISYLIGGTLVVEQVFGIKGIGSLLFSSISKRDFPVIQGIALYCAVSVVIISLLIELLSRWLDPRTKGKP, from the coding sequence TTGATCAGTACTGTGGGAAGAGCGTTGGCAGTGATCCTTTGTGTGATGACAGCAGTCTTTTTTCTCATCAGAATGGTACCAGGCGATCCTGCCAAAATGATTCTCGGCGAGTACAGCACCCCCGAGGCCGTTGAGAGCATGCACCATGCTCTCGGGCTGGATCTGCCGCTGGGGGAACAATTCATACGGTTTGTGAAGACACTTTTCACTCAGGGGGATACCGGCAACTCCATTATTAACGGAACCTCGACTAGAGAATTGATTGCTGATCGAGCACCCGTTACCTTGCTGCTTATTGGCATGGCGTGTGCACTGGCAATTGTCATAGCACTTGTGCTTGCTACACTGGCCGCTACACACAAGGATAAGCTGCTGGATCATTTGATACGTATTTTTCCTACGGTAACGCTAGGTATGCCAATCTTCTGGGTTGGCATCCTTTTGATTCTGCTGCTGAGTGTTCATCTTCACTGGTTTCCGGTTGGTGGAGTCGGTGAAGGGTGGTGGGGCACCTTATACAGTTTGACACTTCCCGCCATTACCGTAGCTTTTTCACAGATTCCAACATTGGTTCGTTCATTAAGAGCCCAGATGCTTGAAGTACTGGAATCTGATTTTGTAGTTACATTGAAAGCTGCGAGATTACCGAGCCGGGTCATTCTATTCAAACATGTCCTGCGTAATGCGGCGCTTCCGACGCTGATCCTTCTTGGCGTTAATATCTCTTATCTCATTGGCGGCACATTGGTCGTGGAACAGGTATTTGGTATTAAAGGAATTGGCAGTCTTTTGTTTAGTTCCATTTCCAAACGGGATTTCCCGGTCATTCAAGGCATAGCCCTTTACTGTGCTGTATCTGTCGTGATCATCAGTCTCCTGATAGAGCTTCTGTCCAGATGGCTTGATCCCAGAACGAAAGGAAAACCATGA
- a CDS encoding ABC transporter substrate-binding protein has product MSQFKSSTRNSLWVGVLAVLLLVIVSGCSGSNNDPAPNAAAQPGTSQGTDENSKTDETATGGTFVYGRPASVTSFDLHNQITSNNAFAIDKVFESLVAFDSKGEIVDWLAKSHNISDDGLTYTFVLRDGLKFSNGTDVTAEDAVFSLERHLKVGGPLAISAKVDTVKATDSHTLVITLKEPYTPFISELSNFSNGIIPNNFGGVTEEEFFKNPVGTGPFVVEQWDPAGDVTFTKNTHYWQEGKPSVDKLVYKLIEDDSQAINQLKAGEVDAIESLALQNADEIKNGADTTVVTNGSWVTEQLFFNTLDKHFSDVHVRRALALELDRDGLTKALTFGYAQTANSLLPTTIPYNSNDTLKALNFDVNAAEAELAKSAFPDGFTTKLLVASGNSTRAQEAQIIQAAGKQIGINIEIESIELATFRERFFAYDFAAMLNSGQADSPEANSIIAFQTDPDGFSKSYWTHYTNDEVTKLLYKGQQTPDGDGRAEIYSKLLQTLADEVPYIPLYYPDILIGVRSSVDGIVVLPNGSVRFEDVRIQK; this is encoded by the coding sequence ATGTCACAGTTTAAATCATCAACGAGAAACTCATTATGGGTAGGAGTGTTAGCCGTTCTGTTATTGGTAATCGTTAGCGGTTGCTCCGGATCGAACAATGATCCCGCTCCCAATGCAGCAGCCCAGCCAGGCACGAGCCAGGGTACGGATGAAAATTCAAAGACGGACGAGACTGCAACGGGAGGGACCTTTGTATATGGTCGGCCGGCTTCTGTAACCTCGTTTGATTTGCATAATCAGATCACATCGAACAACGCTTTTGCCATTGATAAAGTATTTGAATCTCTGGTTGCTTTTGATAGCAAAGGCGAGATTGTGGATTGGCTTGCCAAGTCGCATAACATCAGTGATGACGGTCTGACGTATACCTTTGTGCTGCGTGATGGCTTAAAGTTCTCCAACGGCACAGATGTTACGGCTGAGGATGCCGTATTCTCGCTGGAGCGGCACTTGAAGGTTGGTGGCCCATTGGCAATATCGGCCAAGGTAGACACTGTCAAAGCAACGGATAGCCATACACTGGTGATCACGCTTAAAGAGCCGTATACGCCGTTTATTTCGGAGCTGTCCAACTTCTCGAACGGTATTATTCCCAATAATTTTGGCGGAGTTACCGAGGAAGAATTTTTCAAGAATCCAGTGGGTACAGGTCCTTTCGTGGTTGAACAGTGGGACCCGGCAGGCGATGTCACCTTTACGAAGAACACTCACTACTGGCAAGAAGGAAAGCCATCGGTTGATAAGCTTGTTTACAAGCTGATAGAAGATGACAGCCAAGCTATCAATCAATTGAAAGCAGGAGAAGTGGACGCAATTGAGTCGCTTGCTCTGCAAAATGCCGATGAAATAAAGAATGGCGCGGATACAACGGTTGTAACCAACGGCAGCTGGGTGACAGAGCAATTGTTCTTTAATACGCTGGATAAGCATTTTTCGGATGTGCATGTTCGTCGGGCATTGGCTCTGGAACTTGATCGTGATGGTCTGACCAAGGCGCTTACCTTTGGTTATGCACAGACCGCTAATTCATTGCTGCCGACAACGATTCCTTACAACTCGAATGATACACTCAAGGCACTGAATTTTGATGTAAATGCAGCCGAAGCGGAACTGGCCAAATCGGCCTTCCCTGATGGATTTACTACAAAACTGCTTGTAGCTTCAGGCAACAGCACCAGAGCGCAAGAAGCGCAAATCATTCAGGCAGCGGGAAAACAAATTGGCATTAACATCGAGATTGAATCGATTGAACTCGCTACCTTCCGTGAACGATTCTTTGCTTATGATTTCGCCGCGATGCTGAACAGCGGGCAAGCCGATTCTCCGGAAGCGAACTCGATCATTGCGTTCCAGACCGACCCTGATGGTTTCAGCAAATCTTACTGGACGCATTACACCAATGATGAAGTAACCAAGCTTCTCTATAAAGGCCAACAAACACCGGACGGCGATGGCCGTGCCGAAATATACTCCAAATTGCTTCAAACGCTTGCTGATGAAGTGCCTTACATTCCGCTTTATTATCCGGATATTCTGATTGGCGTTCGTTCTTCAGTAGATGGCATTGTTGTTTTGCCTAACGGCAGTGTGCGTTTTGAAGACGTTCGTATTCAGAAATGA